The genomic DNA TCGACGGTGGCTTCGCGCATTCGGCGCGCGTTCAGCGTTCCGTGCATAAAGCTGGTTAGGCGGCGATGTCGATGGTGTGATTCCTCTGTTGCTGGTTCGGCGGTGCCCTCTTGCTGTGTCTCCGTGTTATTTTCGCCTTCTTGGTTTTCATTCTCGCCTTCGGGTTGGGCGGGATTGAGGTCGATACGGCTAATCTTTGGTTAGCGATTGCGATTCTTCATGTTTTGGGAAGTGATGGAAGCATACCATAGAGGACATGTACCCGATACGTTCACCAGCCAAGGGTCAATACACTCCGGGTGGAATTGATGGTTGCAGGGCAGGACACGCAGATCCTGTCCCTTGACAAAGTCGTCAGTACAGATCGGGCACGAAAAGTTGGGATGATCTGTAGATTCCGTCGGtttggcttcttgttctgtATTGGACTCGGTTGTGGTATTATTCGTCGCCGGTAAAGCAGCAGTCGCCTGGGGATTCGTTTCCTGCACCGTGGTTGTTTCTGGAGTAGCATCTGGCTGACGACCCGTCTCATCGTCAGAGCCCATCTCCACATCACCCTTGACGGCATCCAGCTTGGGATCCTGTTGATTCCCGAACTTCACGATCGGAATTGTATCCAACATGGCCCTTGCCATCCCTTTCGTTCGACTTTGTCGTGGCCGCCCCGCTGTATATCGAGGTCCGTACCGTTCCGGATGGCGATGGGCCCGGACCGCGCCCGTAAtgatgatggcgaggaagagcGCCGTGATGATACCTGTAATACTATACAGAATAATCATAGCTGGGATGCAAGGTCAGCTGCGACAGGAATGCATGTGCTGACATGGAATGCTCATACCAGTATTAGGGCTGTCCGTCGCCCCACCGGAATCCCCGGAGGTGGGCGGCGTCCCGGACATCGTGAAGGACATGTCGGGCTTGATACTCGTCGAACCGTTCCCCGTCGATGAATGAGAGAGTTTAGTGACAAGCTTCGCGAGAGTCGGATTGACTAGCGTGAAGACGTTGATGTAACCGTTGGCGTTGGGACCTGCGGTGTAATTACAGTGATGCACCTCGGAACTGTACAAAAGAATCGCCGATGCACGGTGCGATGATGTAACGACGTTGCGAACGGTCTCACTCGCATCTAAATTTCCGGGATAGGCGGATTGGTCGCAACTGATCAGGGCGATATCACTCGTGTTCAATGAGATGGAGTTGGTATCGTCCACATTCACGAGGTTGCCCGTAACATTGAAGTTCTACGCGGGACGGTCAGCATTACCCATCCCGGACACTGGTTCATCCACGCAGCGCAGTACGAACCGTCAGTTCACTCTGATCGAGATTGACCAAGGCCGTTGTCAACGGAGTAACGCTGATGCCCGACGGAAGCTGAATCTGGGCGCTCTCCAGATGAAATCTGGCTTTTCCTACCCACGAAAGATCCCGGGAGTTGTTGGACGGCACCACAGACCAGCCGGACGAGTCTACCGCGAGAATAGTAGTCGATAGAGCGGacagcagaaggaggaggaggggaagagaggaaaaagagaaagggaaaaaagaagggtcCTGAATGGGCCCcatcgaagaaaaaagcTGGGACGAGCGGACTTCCCCACGATGACGAGGCTTACGGATATGGCGGAGGTTATGGGGCGCAGGAGATCATTTAGTCCCGGATCTTCTGCGTTCACCGATCCCGAGCGCCTATGacagaagagagaaaaaaaagagagaaaaaaaaataacgGATAGGTACACAACAAGACTGGCCGATCAATGCCGGTCTGATGCACCGTGACGGTGGGGGTTCCAACAAAAACTGAATTGCAATAACCGGGGAACAAGATTTGGGGCGAGcggatggggaaagaaaaggtggaaTCTATCGATAAGCAGAAGGATCAATGGAAGTGGATGGATGGATCACCGACAACGGGAGGGTGAAATTCGGAGATGTGGTGGAGAGCGAGAGGGGGTTATGTCAGAGGGAACCAACCACCGACTTTACAGTACGGTGGAGTTGCCTCCTTAGGGTTGCAGTGGTCACTCCGTTGGATAAAAAGGCAAGTGTCTGTCAGAAAATGTCCCGGACGATCCGCTGAAACAGGCGGTGGAAATTAAAGGGAACACCGAAAATATGTATTCGTCCCAGTCGAGTGTGTACAAGTAGCAAGTGTGGGGGAAGAAGCAAACTGAAGAGTCGTTGCTTGTAGATATAATCATTATTCGAAAGGTTAAAAGTAACTTCAGGAACTCACAATCGTTGACTGATACGGCGATTCGAACGAGGAACCATGGATTTCCTGACTACTAATCGAGTGACTAATTCGGTCTGGACAATACGAAAACGATAagaggatcatcatctggcCTTGATTTGCCCAGAGCGAAACCCGAGGTACAGAACATGCATTCGGTCCAGTCCAATCAATCCCCTATCGGTCTGCTCCTCTTGCAATCTTATCCAAACAATTACAAACTTGCGTTTAATCGTCTGCGATCGAGACTACATTTTAATTTCGTCTGATTTCGATGGTTGAACACTCCCAAGATGCGGGGGAGGTACTGAAGTTACCAGTACCAAATACTGCAGTTCCATCTTAGGGCCGATGGACGTCACATGTTGCCGATCTGGTCTCATTTTTCAGGCCAAGACAGAAAGGATTCTCGCCCAGTCAACCTATGGGCGACACAGCCAACTCGAACAATGTCTATTGAATTGCATAAGAAGGTGGAGATGAACcatgcaaaggaaagaaagaaaaaaaaagtaaagagAAGCACCTGATTTGAATGCGATGAGTTGCGTCATCCATCAAATGCGGTCCAACCTTCAAAACTCTCCGCACTGGTGATCCGCTGGCAGACAGCTCTCTCTGACCACCAAGACTCGATACCATACCATGGCATGCCGTTCCCAGTGCCATGGCTTGAAAAATGTCTGAGTGGTTGTGATGTACCCGAATTTAGAACTACTATTCCACCTCTCGTGTTTACTGAACCCCGACGTGGACATACCTGATTCGGAAATCCACTTCGAGGCTGAGACGGATCGGTAAGCCCGACAATGGATTATTCAACACAGCCTCACCATCCCGGTGGCTGAATTCAGAAACACCCAATCGGTAATCCTTTCTACTCTACCACAATCCTTTAATCGCAAGTCATGTACATCATATATTATCTCTACAGGACATGGAAAAAAATGTCCTGTCGACCGTGGGTTCTCCGCATGTGGAGTGGCACGCCTCCGCGATCGGAGGCAGGCGAATCTCCGCACTCGGGCCCTGCACTGCATGTTTATCGACCTTCCGCATCCGACAGGATCATCACCTGCGTGAGGCGGTTTTTCTAACTGGGTAATGCTGCGTGCCTATATCCAAATGGTTGGATTTAGTTTTACCTTTCTCTTGCATTTGATTCGGTAGGCTTCCTTTCTGGTCCCTGTCATTTGCTCTGTGCTCGGGGTTTACCCAGCTTGGGGTTGATCGACGCCGGGTTGACGATCTCACCATGCAATCGCAGTTTCTTTTGCTAATGATATGAGACGTAGTCCAATTAAGTAAGGGTGGCCATCTTCAAGAGTAACCAGAGATACTAGTTCTCTCGTAGAGAAGAAACACCTCTAATGAACTTTTGAGGTTCTTAGGAATCAGCCGTCCCGGGAACTACTGAGTAGATGCCAGAAATTTATAATCGTCGGCTCCGCAGGTTGGTTAGTAGTGCGCTGTTGTGTTCGGTCGTAATAGCACTGCAGCGTTTCAAGCAAGGCAAGTCAAAgcaagagaggaaaaaggaaggaaaaagaaaagaaggacaagCTCACAACCAATTCATGCGGTCGACATGGTGATACAATAGGTCACAATATTGCAACTCGGACTAGGGCGACGCACAAGCCACAGCTACAACTACAAACCGATTGACAGgaatgttgaccctaatgcCAATACGCACAATCCCATTGCTCACCGCAAAAGCAGCCACACAGTGAATCCATGTGTGACAACGTCTTCCTTTCTGCATGCTGTCCGACCTTTCACTCCCGTGCCAACAACCCCGGAATATCCAAAGCTTGGCTAGGATCTAACAATGTGACTTGCCGGACGAGGCACCTTACTTTAACTCGGAGAAAAGAACCCTGAACATGTTATTTCCGGAATGGGCTGTTTCATGGGTCTGTCCGGTGTCATTGATTGCTTGATTTGGTGGCGGATTTATGTCCATGCCGGGAAATTGGCAAAGCTCGGAATCTGGCATATTCTTTAGTCATAATGCCGTTTCGCTTGGTTCCAGTTAGTATCTCATCCCGGGCGAGCACGGCGAAGCAGTATCGCCAACAATCTGCAGGCCACCGCAGACCAATCTAACAAGGTAGGAGGACACCGCGCATATTCGTTATCTACCGCACCTACCCTGTATATAACTCCTTTTTATGCATGGCATCATCCAGCAGGCTCCCAATCAGGCCGTGTGGATGCTACACATTGAACCTTATCTGGAAACTATGGACTCTGCAAAACCCCGTGATCAGGATTCTGCTACTGTTCACCGGTATACTCATGAAACCCACACAGGTCAATGTGGCCTGCAGAGCTGACAGTTGACCTGTCTGAAAGAGGGTCTGGAGGAGGTCCGTGAGACGCTGCAAAGGATGCGTGAGTAGTGGAGGCGACAGGAAACGGGAACCAAGTCAGAGCTGGGAAGGGTTTGTGTGACATGTTCTGGAGTCGTTTTCATCGACCAGAGGGAAGGTCTGGAGCGAGGTTTTATCAGGCTCTCCTTTCTCGCGGCAATTTGTTTATCCCACCTCGTATTCGAAATCAGGGGTGCTTTTTAAAGGGAAGGACACTGGGTTGAGGCACGGATATCAGAGACCAGATGAGGCGTCTGATAGTCCAGCTGCACCAGACGTGCCAGAGTCGTAAGGGAATCCACCCGGCCCAGTCTTGGCATAGTTGAGAACGAGCTTTCTGTGGACTGATGGGTTCCCCATCAGGTGACGACGATTGGTGGGAAGTATGGGTCTCGACCCTCCATGACAGCAACGCTTGGTCCGTGTGTAGGTTGCTTCCCAGACTCCGACACGATCATCAAAACCTAAAGGTTGTGGGATGACAGGATGGTGAATCccatggtggtggcggtggtggtgacaTTCCCGTGAATGGAGACTATGGGATTTCATGGGCTATGCTACTACTGGTAAGGAAGGTTAGGACCGAAGGTAAGGTACAGTCCAGAACTAAACCTCATGGAGCTCTTTTCCCCCAGGGCGGCCAACCAGATATGCCCAGGGAGGCtaaatggaaaaaagaaatgagaggATAATTTGAAAAGACTCGGATGCATGAAAGTGTATGCAcctcaacaaagaaagtgGTTGCGAGGGTTTTAAAACCAATCTGGTGGTTTTCGTCGGCTTTGTTCAGAGACTTGAAATCCCTCTCGATCAGCAGGCATCACTCACTGATGACTCGGTCAGATGCCAGcaatcttttttttttttttaaaaaaaaaaaaaaaaaaagggacAGGGGAAAGCGACATGGTTATCAATCCTGAAGGTGGGTATCTGGTTTGATTAGTGTTGCGCAAcgtgagagagagagaaaagggtaCATAGGAGAGGGCaagaaacgagaaaagaaattgataaaaaaaaataataataataaaaggaGAGACGGGGAGcacagacaaagaacagaagagatggatattAATTTGACAGATCGGGTGGCCCACAAGCATATCTAAAACcgcagggaaagaaaaagaaaatataaaaaaaaaaatcaaataataataaaaaaaaaaaaaaaaaaagccgTTCATGATTTGCAATAGGCCCGGACTCATGTCTTGTTCCCCCAGAATCTacaataagaaaaagaaaagaaaagaaaaaccgaTCAATAAAGGAAAATCATGGCCAAAGAGTAGActaaaaagaaacagaacaaaaagaaaagaaagagggaaccATACCGGACTGGGCCAAAATTAGTAGCACGGTCCCATAGGCTAGTACGAGGGCCTGGAATATTTACCCATCAGCACATCCCCGCTTCTATTTGAGGCCTCGAACACCAGACCACCAATGACTCCGCTGAACTGGGGACGACGATTGGCCCGCACCGACAGGGAGGCGTGCAAGGTTCCCTGCTTGAGGGTCACTCTTCATTCCCAATTCATAACCATTGACTGAAGATTTCCCCCCACCCCCCCGGCTCATTCAGACAAATTGATCTATTTGAGCAGATCGGGAAGGTCGACAGGGAAGAGACGGGAGAATTAAAGTAGGAGTGAGACAGACATAAATTAAACAATTAAAAGAAttaagagaaaaaagaagaaaaaaaattcaaaagtGGAACGGAAAAGGAATCAAAGCACATCAAAAACAAACTTAAATCGGGAGGTAGAAAACTAAAGTGGAATAATGATTAAAAGGAGAGACACGCCGGAGaaaggataaaaagaaaataaaagaagggaaattctTTCTTATTATTTTAGAGACCCTTATTGTGTGTGGGTGgaggtgtgtgtgtgtgggAAGAAGTAGCAAGAAAACcagagggaaaaaaaaatcacgATGTTAATTCACTTCCCATTCTGAGTACAAGCAGAAGTTACTGACTTTCTTGGGCTtactctctcttttctctcgctactcgctctctctcttccttttcctgttcctcctctccctcttttaTTCTATCGATTCCTCTGGTGATGCccttgtcctcctcctccttccccctcATTTCATTTATTTCCTCAACGTCTCCCGCAGTCCtcaaaagggaaaaagaaatcggTCGTGTCTTTTGAGCGGGTCTACCCGTTGCTTTCACCTTAACTATGCACAACATGGCGATGAACCGGTAAACAGcggacaaagagaaaagaggactagaagcagaagccgacAAAAGCCAAATCATCGCCATATCAATCaaccaccctcaccaacaccaccaacccgACAAACATCAGACCACCCCTGAAATCCAAGCACACATCTTATCTCACTCTTGCTGAATGGTCAACCAGTGCATTTGTCTggacttttcctttcttttttcctttttggttTATTTCTCCTAACCCTCCCCTGACATGACCGCATCGACTCGGTTGGCAAGACAATCGTTCTCCTGTGCTTCCGGCCTTGAACAGGGAGAGTCGACGCTTTGACTTCCAGCGCTGCAGAATGCCGCCTCCAACCTCCCTCGTCCCAGCAGCCCCTCCATCTGCTGAGGACGATCAATTCGCCGCCAGTATTTGGAGAAAACGTTTCGAGAAAAGACCTCTTTCACAGTAAGGCTTGTTctacctttttttccccgTTCTTTTTCAAtggattttatttttgagTTATTTTCCATCTCTTTTGATCTCATCGCGATTCCCCTTGTTTCCCCCtcattcttcccctcctatcttcctttccacttTTGAAATATAAAATTCAATGATCGGCACACACATACCTCCTCGCCCGGTCGCCTCTCGTTTTTAACATCAAAGCTCAGCTGATTGGATCGCATACATCCACCGTCGATCTTTACCCATAGGCTATTAAATGGCTAATACCGTCACAGACACCCGATGATTGCGATACTCGATGTGGAGTACAACGAATTGACCCAGTCTTGGAAGAGATTTCAAGAAAACCTTCCTCTTGCAGATCATGTCGAATTTCAGGAACGACCACAGACGTCTCAGGATGTCCGGGTGGTGGTACGCAACGTGCAGACTCGGTGGCTGTCTCACCCGAGGCAGCAAGTATTTAGCCGCTCAATGACGCTCTGCGACACGTTTCTGGAAACCATAGAACCCCACGCAGTATTGTTGACGACTCTTCCCAAGAACGAGTCCTACCGATCCCTCTTCTACGGTGTCCTGCAGTCGATCATAAAGGTGAGCTTTTGCGACTGGCCTTCGAGCTCAAACCGCATGCTAAACAGGCTTGGCAGGCGTCGGCAAGTTATCCTAGAATCATGGAAGGCGTCATCCGGGCTCTAGTCAAAGTCAATCAATCGATTTGCCTACCACCTGGAAGTCATGGACTAGCTTTCACCACGGATTCAATCACCTCTATTGCAAAATTTTAttctttgactttcttcttcctggggGAGTTGATGGACTGGTATGTGCGAAGGT from Aspergillus oryzae RIB40 DNA, chromosome 7 includes the following:
- a CDS encoding RING-H2 finger protein (predicted protein), producing the protein MSGTPPTSGDSGGATDSPNTGIITALFLAIIITGAVRAHRHPERYGPRYTAGRPRQSRTKGMARAMLDTIPIVKFGNQQDPKLDAVKGDVEMGSDDETGRQPDATPETTTVQETNPQATAALPATNNTTTESNTEQEAKPTESTDHPNFSCPICTDDFVKGQDLRVLPCNHQFHPECIDPWLVNVSGTCPLCRIDLNPAQPEGENENQEGENNTETQQEGTAEPATEESHHRHRRLTSFMHGTLNARRMREATVEERLAALRSVREENRNSIENEEDRQRRGRLTSRLRDRFRIRTRRHGDDGEQQPPASTAT